A window of Chryseobacterium shandongense genomic DNA:
ATCATCTCCAAAAACAATAATATCCAACGTATCTTTCGGATATCGGGTAGTAATCAATTCAGCAAGCGCCATCGCAACTTTTTTTGCAGGAGTGATACGATCCTCGCCATATAAGATCATACTGTGACTGATATCAATCATTAATACCGTACTCATCTGGGATTGATGAACACTATCTTCAACCATCAGATCATTTTCTGTAAGATGAAAATCACCAATTCCATTATTGATCTGGGCATTCTTAATACTTTCGGTAATAGATATTTTCTCAACAGGGTCTCCGAAATTATAATTTCGAAATTCTCCGGTAGTATCCTCCCCCGCTCCGCTTTTGTTAGTTTTATGATTGCCAGTTCCGCTTTTTTGCAGATTGCCAAATATCTGGTTAAGCGCCTGTTTCCTTATATTTTGCTCCATTTTGGCACTCAGCCGTATTCCCTTCCCATTTCCGGTGGGATCAACTTCCTCACGGATATATCCTTTTTTCTTCAGATCTTCAATAAAATCATCGATCGTATAATCCGGTGTAGTAAGTTCATATTCTTCATCCAACATTCGAAGCCAATCGATAGCTTCATCAAAATCTCCTGAAGTATGGGTTAATAGATCTGTAAAGATTTCCAGCAACCTGTCAAATACTGACATTTCGGGTGGCTGATAATTACCAAATCTAAAACCTTTTACAATATGTTCTTTCATATCATAAAGTTACGATATAATTTATCTACCCTTAAAAGATTCCATCTATTTTAATTTTTATCATTAAGAATAATATAATATTTATATTTTTTCAGGAGCTTCTTCTCGCTATCCACTCATACTCCTCGCTCCGGGTTTTGCCGGGGCGTAAGGCCTTTCTTTCCCTCTTTTGTTGCGGGGTAACCGTTACTATCGAGGCTAGGGTAATGCAGATAAGGGTAAGAGGTGAGAGGTGAGAAGTAAAAGGTTATGGGCAGTGAATAGGTAATAAGGCCAAAAGGTAATGACAGACTGTTTCTGTACTTCACCTAATAAACTTTGAATAAGGAATAAGGAATCTTCAATTTCGAATCTCGAATCATGAATCTTGAATGATAAATAATAATTATTTGATCCAACATTGAATCTCTACTTTCCCCTCCCACCTCTCACATCTTACTTCTTACTTCTTACTTCTTACTTCTTACCTCTCACCTTTTACTTCTCACCTCTCTACGGATACAAAACAAAAAAACCCCACACATTGCTGTATGAGGTTTAAAAAAAAACTGGCGGCGACCTACTCTCCCGCGTTAGCAGTACCATCGGCGCTGGTGGGCTTAACTTCTGTGTTCGGAATGGGAACAGGTGAGCCCCACCGCTAAAACCACCCTAAAGGTTGTATATAGGTTTAAGGTTTTGTGTTGAATGTTCAAAGTTTTTTAACTTTGAATCTTAAACATGGAACCCTGAACCGTTTTTATCGGTAAATTTCATCACAAAGGCAAAACCAGTATTGCACTTATAAGGCTTGTTGTTTGTAACCAATAGGCTATAAATCTACGGGTAATTAGTACTACTCGGCTATGCTGTTACCAACTTTACACCTGTAGCCTATCAACGTGGTCATCTCCCACGACCCTTAAAAGATGTCTCATCTTGAGGCGAGTTTCACACTTATATGCTTTCAGTGTTTATCTCTTCCAAACATAGCTACTCAGCGGTGCACCTGGCGGTACAACTGATACACCAGAGGTTTGTTCAATTCGGTCCTCTCGTACTAGAATCAAGCCCTCTCAAACATCTAACGCCCGCAATAGATAGAGACCGAACTGTCTCACGACGTTCTGAACCCAGCTCGCGTGCCACTTTAATGGGCGAACAGCCCAACCCTTGGGACCTTCTCCAGCCCCAGGATGTGACGAGCCGACATCGAGGTGCCGAACCTCCCCGTCGATGTGAGCTCTTGGGGGAGACTAGCCTGTTATCCCCGGAGTACCTTTTATCCTATGAGCGATGGCCCTTCCATACGGAACCACCGGATCACTATGTCCTGCTTTCGCACCTGATCGACTTGTTGGTCTCACAGTCAAGCACCCTTATGCCATTACACTCTACGCACGGTTACCAAGCGTGCTGAGGGTACCTTTGAAAGCCTCCGTTACTCTTTTGGAGGCGACCACCCCAGTCAAACTACCCACCACGCAATGTCCTTCTAAAAGAAGTTAGGCTCCAAGTAAGTAAAGGGTGGTATTTCAACGGCGGCTCCACAAACACTAGCGTGCCTGCTTCAAAGCCTCCCACCTATCCTACACATTACTTACTCAAAGTCAATACGAAGTTATAGTAAAGGTTCACAGGGTCTTTTCGTCCCATTGCGGGTAATCGGCATCTTCACCGATACTACAATTTCACCGAGCTCGTGGCTGAGACAGTGCCCAGATCGTTACACCATTCGTGCAGGTCGGAACTTACCCGACAAGGAATTTCGCTACCTTAGGACCGTTATAGTTACGGCCGCCGTTTACTGGGGCTTCAGTCAAACGCTTCGCTTACGCTAACGCCCTTCCTTAACCTTCCAGCACCGGGCAGGTGTCAGACCCTATACAGCATCTTTCGATTTAGCAGAGTCCTGTGTTTTTGATAAACAGTCGCCTGGGCCTCTTCACTGCGGCCAACATTGCTGTTGGCGTCTCTTCTTCCGAAGTTACGAGACTATTTTGCCTAGTTCCTTAGCCACGACTCACTCGAGCACCTTAGGATTCTCTCCTCGACCACCTGTGTCGGTTTTGGTACGGGTTGCTTCACTTCGGCTTTTCTTGGATCAGATTACACTACAGCAGCTTCGCCCGAAGGCTAGGCCTTGACACTTCCGTCCGTCTTTAGTAGCTACATCCAACCGTCCCCTTTTTAGTGTGAGCAAGTATGGGAATATTAACCCATTGTCCATCCACTACCCCTTTCGGGTTCGCGTTAGGTCCCGACTAACCCTCAGCTGATTAGCATGGCTGAGGAAACCTTAGTCTTTCGGTGAGGGGGTTTCTCGCCCCCTTTATCGTTACTTATGCCTACATTTTCTTTTCTGTCCGCTCCACAATACCTCACGATACTGCTTCGGCGCAAACAGAATGCTCTCCTACCAGATATAATAAAATTATAAATCCATAGCTTCGGTAATATGTTTATGCCCGATTATTATCCATGCCGGACCGCTCGACTAGTGAGCTGTTACGCACTCTTTAAATGAATGGCTGCTTCCAAGCCAACATCCTAGCTGTCAATGCAGTCCAACCGCGTTGCTTCAACTTAACATATATTTGGGGACCTTAGCTGTTGGTCTGGGTTCTTTCCCTCTCGGACATGGACCTTAGCACCCATGCCCTCACTGCCGTAGAACATTTATTAGCATTCGGAGTTTGTCAGGAATTGGTAGGCGGTGAAACCCCCGCATCCAATCAGTAGCTCTACCTCTAATAAACTTATATACGACGCTGCACCTAAATGCATTTCGGAGAGTACGAGCTATCTCCCAGTTTGATTGGCCTTTCACCCCTACCCACAGGTCATCCGAAGACTTTTCAACGTCAACCGGTTCGGTCCTCCACTTTGTGTTACCAAAGCTTCAACCTGCCCATGGGTAGATCACAAGGTTTCGCGTCTAATCCTACTAACTATGCGCCCTATTCAGACTCGCTTTCGCTCCGGCTCCGGACCTGAAGTCCTTAACCTCGCTAGTAAAATTAACTCGTAGGCTCATTATGCAAAAGGCACGCCGTCACAGAATTAATCTGCTCCGACCGCTTGTAGGCGTACGGTTTCAGGTTCTATTTCACCCTTCTATTCGAAGTGCTTTTCACCTTTCCTTCACAGTACTTGTTCACTATCGGTCTTTCAGGAGTATTTAGCCTTGGAGGATGGTCCCCCCATATTCAGACAGGATTTCACGTGTCCCGCCCTACTCATTTATCACTTATGTATGCCTTTCATATACGGGGCTATCACCCTCTATGGCTGTTCTTTCCAGAACATTCTATTAAACATATAAAAGCTTTTGGGCTAATCCGCTTTCGCTCGCCACTACTTACGGAATCTCTTCGATTTCTTTTCCTCCGGGTACTTAGATGTTTCAGTTCTCCGGGTTTGCTCCCATTGCTGGGTGACATGTCTTCAACATGCCGGGTTGCCCCATTCGGATATCTACGGATCAATTCGTGTGTGCCAATCCCCGTAGCTTTTCGCAGCTTACCACGTCCTTCGTCGCCTCTGAAAGCCTAGGCATCCGCCATACGCCCTTAACGATTTCTTTCCTATTTTTAGGTTACTCAAGCACTTATAAGTGCTCGGTTTTCTCTTTGTGATGTCTTTACCGTTAATGTCAATGATCTTAATGTCTTCTTTTCCGTCTGATGAACAATTGTTGTTTTTGGCTCCAATCGTAACTTTTAAATCAAACTTCCAAAACTGTGGAGAATAAGGGAGTCGAACCCTTGACCTCCTGCGTGCAAGGCAGGCGCTCTAGCCAGCTGAGCTAATTCCCCCTCTAGGTGTTTCCGGTTACGGGTTTTGTGTTTCGGGGTTTAACCCTCAACGCTAAACTCTAAACCTTAAACTTTAATTAGTAGTCTCGGGCAGGCTCGAACTGCCGACCTCTACATTATCAGTGTAGCGCTCTAACCAGCTGAGCTACGAGACTGTCTGTTAGACGTAAAGATGATAGACTGATAGATAATAGACTTAATTACTCTTGTCTTTTATCTCTCCTCTTTTATCTTTCTTCTCTGTCTCAATCCCTTTTACTAATTTCTAGTGGGTTTTGTATTTGTAATATATTTTATAGGTGAAAAATAGTAAGTAAGAGGTAAGAAGTTTAGCTTAATGCATCATTCTTTTTCCTTTTTACTTTTATCTTTTTACTTATAAACCAACCAATAAAAAAACTAAAGCTTTTACTTTAAGCAAGTACTTGTACCTTGCGGTACTAATTTTGTTTATCGTCTTATAGACGCTCTAAAATGAGATGTTCCAGCCGCACCTTCCGGTACGGCTACCTTGTTACGACTTAGCCCTAGTTACCTGTTTTACCCTAGGCAGCTCCTTTTACGGTCACCGACTTCAGGTACCCCAGACTTCCATGGCTTGACGGGCGGTGTGTACAAGGCCCGGGAACGTATTCACCGCGCCATGGCTGATGCGCGATTACTAGCGATTCCAGCTTCATAGAGTCGAGTTGCAGACTCCAATCCGAACTGAGACCGGCTTTCGAGATTTGCATCACATCGCTGTGTAGCTGCCCTCTGTACCGGCCATTGTATTACGTGTGTGGCCCAAGGCGTAAGGGCCGTGATGATTTGACGTCATCCCCACCTTCCTCTCTACTTGCGTAGGCAGTCTCACTAGAGTCCCCAACTGAATGATGGCAACTAGTGACAGGGGTTGCGCTCGTTGCAGGACTTAACCTAACACCTCACGGCACGAGCTGACGACAACCATGCAGCACCTTGAAAATTGCCCGAAGGAAGGTCTATTTCTAAACCGATCAATTCCCATTTAAGCCTTGGTAAGGTTCCTCGCGTATCATCGAATTAAACCACATAATCCACCGCTTGTGCGGGCCCCCGTCAATTCCTTTGAGTTTCAAACTTGCGTTCGTACTCCCCAGGTGGCTAACTTATCACTTTCGCTTAGTCTCTGAAGATAAATCCCCAAAAACGAGTTAGCATCGTTTACAGCGTGGACTACCAGGGTATCTAATCCTGTTCGCTCCCCACGCTTTCGTCCATCAGCGTCAGTTGAGACTTAGTAACCTGCCTTCGCAATTGGTGTTCTAAGTAATATCTATGCATTTCACCGCTACACTACTTATTCCAGCTACTTCAACCTCACTCAAGACACGCAGTATCAATGGCAGTTTCACAGTTGAGCTGTGAGATTTCACCACTGACTTACGCATCCGCCTACGGACCCTTTAAACCCAATAAATCCGGATAACGCTTGCACCCTCCGTATTACCGCGGCTGCTGGCACGGAGTTAGCCGGTGCTTATTCGTACAGTACCTTCAGCTACCCTCACGAGGGTAGGTTTATCCCTGTACAAAAGAAGTTTACAACCCATAGGGCCGTCGTCCTTCACGCGGGATGGCTGGATCAGGCGCTAACCCATTGTCCAATATTCCTCACTGCTGCCTCCCGTAGGAGTCTGGTCCGTGTCTCAGTACCAGTGTGGGGGATCACCCTCTCAGGCCCCCTAAAGATCATCGACTTGGTGAGCCGTTACCTCACCAACTATCTAATCTTGCGCGTGCCCATCTTTATCCACCTCAGTTTTCAATTTCAAGTGATGCCACTCAAAATATTATGGGGTATTAATCTTCCTTTCGAAAGGCTATCCCCCTGATAAAGGCAGGTTGCACACGTGTTCCGCACCCGTACGCCGCTCTCAAGATCCCGAAAGATCTCTACCGCTCAGCTTGCATGTGTTAGGCCTCCCGCTAGCGTTCATCCTGAGCCAGGATCAAACTCTCCATTGTATGTTTGTCTGACTCACTCAAAGTTTTTTTAACGCTTTAGTTTTTCCTTACTTGGTTGTTATTTTGTATGTCAATGATCTTTATATCTTCCGCTTTGTAACGAAGCTTCTCTCTGTCAGTTCTGCTCCGTATTTGCGAGTGCAAAAGTAAAAATTATTTTTGATCTGACCAAATGTTTCTGAAGAAAATTTTAAAGTTTTTTTAGTAACCTTAATCCCTCATCTCCCATCCTGTCAACTCCTCTCCTGCGCCCCGTTTTACCGGACTGCAAAGATACAAATCTTTTTATTCCCTACAAGCTTTTTATTAAAAAATTGTAAATCTTTTTTTATCCGTATCTAATTAGAGATTCTAATTCCTGTGCCACTCAAGGCCTCTCCTGCGCTACCTACTCACCTCCGTTTTCAGTGGGGCAAAGATAACACGACTTTCTTTTATTATCCAAATATATTTAACATAAAATTCAACTTTGGGTAATATTCATCCCTAACTCTCTGGTTGTATGGGGGAATAATTTTGGTGAGAAGTGAGATGTAAGAGGTGAGAAGTAAGAAGTGAGAAGTGAGAAGTGAGGAGTGAAAGGGGAAAAAGTAAAAAGGATGAAGGATGAAGAGACAGGGACAGGAAGTGAGGTGGGCTAGTGGAAAAAAGTTGGAAGGTGAGAATGACAGAAGATTAAACCTTCAAGGTTTTGGAAACCTTGAAGGTTGGGGGTGTTCATTATCATATGGTGAATCTGTAAGGGAAATAAAAATGAGAAGAAAAAAAGTAAAAGGGAGAGGTCAGTGGTGAGACGTGGGCGGTGAAAGGATTATGGGGCAGTTGAAGTCAGGTAAGAATTATATATCTTGTCATTATAATGAAAAGGTGAGTGAACTATATAGATGATGGGAAGAAGGTTGTAATTTTTTAAAGGTTGCATGTAAATCCTGAATTTAAACCCCGGATGTTTCTATTTCTTACTTCTTACTTTTCACTTCTTACTTTTCACTTCTCACTTCTCACTTCTCACTTATAACTTCCACCCTAGCCCGGATCGAACAGCATGTCTGAGCTTTTTTCTGCTAATTGTTTGCGGCGGCAAAGCCGCCGCAAACAATTAGCAGAAAAAGCGAGTAGTGAGAGCCGGAAATAGCTCCCGGAAAAAAGTTTGAGAGTGAGGGGTGGAGGGTACGAGGGTAAAAGGGTTGGTGAGTGAGAGTGTACAGATAATTGGTAAGGCTAATGAGTAAGATTAGAAAAATCTTTTGACAAGAAATTTATAGGTATAGTAGCCGATGAGGCATCCAATGGTATCTGCAACAACGTCCAGCGCCTCCATTGATCTGCCGAGTCCCATTTCTTCCTGGAGAATTTCTGTGAGAAAAGCGTAAATAAGAATAATCTGAATGAAATAATAAAATTTGATCTTCGGGAATGCCGCGATGAGACAGAACCCCAATGCTGCAAAAATGCTCAGATGGAGAAGCTTATCGATACCGTTGAACATAAACCAGTATTCGTGGTTTTCTTCACCTGGCTTGAGAAGCATATAAGTAAGAAATGCCCAATAAATGGGCAGTATCTTACTAAATATTTTTGAAATTTTACCCAATGATGGCTTGATATTCTTCAGCGGAAAGCAATTCTGAGTGATCTGCACCTTCAGCTACTTCTAATTTGATAATCCATCCGTTTCCGTAAGGATCTGAGTTCAATAGTTCAGGCTGGTCCTCTAGTTCTGAATTGAACTCAATCACTTTCCCTGAAATCGGCAAGAATAAGTCTGAAACTGTTTTTACAGCTTCCACACTTCCGAAAACATCTCCTCCGTTAAGATCGTCATCTACCGTATCTACGTCCACATAAACGATATCGCCAAGTTCTCCCTGAGCGAAGTCTGTAATACCAATTGTAGCCACATTACCTTCGATCTTAATCCATTCATGATCTTTAGTGTACTTTAATTCTGATGGTGTGTTCATTTTTAATTTTTTATTTTGTACAAATGTATTCAAAATTCCAGAAGCTTCAAATATCGAATATAAAAAATGTCCTCCAAATTGAAGGACATATTAAATTTATTATACTTTTAATTAGAAACCACCTGAATCTCCGAATGTAAATGTTGCAGAAATCCCGGCTCTTATGGTTGACAGCGGGAATGCTGTTGATATTTTATATTTTGAGGTCATCTGTTCATAGAATACTCTCAGGTTCAGATTTTCCGAAACGTTGTAGTCTGCAGCAACTTTAATATTCAGTAACCTTTGTCCGCCTGTCACCTGCGAATCGTCCAACAGAATATTGGTGATGCTGGTTCTGCTGTCTCTCAAGGAGAAATCACCTCTGATGTTAAGATCACTTCCTTTAGCTTTTCCTCTTCCTGTATTTGCCATTCCCAATCTAAAATTTCTGATAATATACCCAACTCTCACGATATATTCGCTGTTTGAATCTTCCGTTAACGTATGATTCACTAATCCTAATAAGAGCGTTCTTAATCGGTTATACTGGATACCGAACTGCATATTGTTTCTCATGGTTACATCTACCCCAATCAATGGTGAGAAGTTTTCTACGTAGCCTACCTGAGCAAATGTGAATGGATTAATATAATCGTCATTAATATCTCTCTGGGTTGCACTAAGATTATTGAGTGTATTAAAATAATCAATACTTGACTGCACACCAGTTGCAGTATAAGTTGCCTGGTAAGCATGCAGAATATCGAACTTGGAGAACTGCCCGTTAATGATCGGGATATTTCTTAGTCCGGAATAGGTAATTTTCCAGTTCGGAATCGGAAGTCCTGCTTTTTTAGGATTGGTCATCATTTTCGGATTTTTACCTTCTACCGCTGCCCTGAATGCAGGGATAAGAATATAGGCATTTGATATTCCGTACCCGTCTTTGAATCCGTTTGGTTCGAGTGCTCCCGGCATTTGCTGAGATAAAGCTCTTGCGTTTTCCCTTATTGCCTGATAAATTGCGGTACCATCCTTGAAGGCGGTTTTTAACAATACAACTGAATTCGAATAGGTCACCATATCATTAGCAAATGTATAATCAGGATTTGCAATTCCCGTATCCGGATCTCTGTAATTAAATCCGGTATGGGTAAAGTTTCTGTTGTAATTGTGCAGGGCATTGATATCAATTCTGAGGTCGTTCATCGGCATAACCTGCAAATTGGCCCGAAGCTCTCTTGTAGACATCCGTATGTATGGATCTGTCATGAATTCTGAATCACTTACCCAGCCGTTTTCCATAACGGTTCTTCGGATATCAGCCTGCGAACCCAGAAGGAATCCGATGGTAGGACCACCTAAAGTCTGCCCATATCCATACCAATTAGGAGCCGACAATAATCCCGGTAAAACAGTACCATTATTTTCGGAATAATTAACATCCAGCTGTTTTATTGATGTTAATAAATAGGCCATGCTCTGGAATGGAGTCAATCTGTTTTTGAATTTATATTTTTTATACGCATATCTGTTTTTCTCCCAGGCCTGCGTGTAAGCATTATTTAAGGAATCAATTTCCTGCTTGCGTTTCTGAAGTTTTGCAGAAATATTTTTAAAATAGCTAAACTGTCCAAAGAACTTTGTGAAGTCTGCAGAACCCGTTGCCTGAATTACATTTGTATTTTGGCCAACTGATCCAAGACTTCCATCAGGACTCGCCAGAAGAACTGTGGATCTTGCATTCCAGTTGTAGGCAAATCCATATCCAATTTCAGCATCAATGAAATCCAGATACGGAAGATACTTGAAAGGCAGTTGGTAATTCAGCTGAACTCTATGGTTGTATAATACTGGTCTTCCTGCTCTTAAGACATTTCCAAAGATGGATTGATTGTCCATTGTATTTACATCTACATTATCATTCAATGTTCTGGTGGCGGAATTAATTTCAAGCTTTAAAGATTTTGTGAAATTAAATCCGATACCATACTGCCAACCGAAATAGAAGTTCCTGTTTTTGATGGCTCCGAAATCATCAGCATAGTTTCCGCTTAAAATGGCATCAATATTACGGAACTCCAACTCGTTGTAATTTCTGTCGACTTCGGTTCTGAAAGAGAATCTCGTAGGTACAGGGTTGAAATTAAATTCTTTTACCCATTTCAGGTATTTTGTGGATTTTGCCGTATCGCTGATCATTTTGTTAAATGGACGGATTACCCACGGTTTGAAGGTGTAGTTGTAATCAACATATCCTCTTAAGTATTGTCTGTAATTTCTCTTCGTATAGATATCCCTATAGAAATCATCATTATAAACGGCGGTTACGGAAAGGTTTTCAACATCATAGAATTTTGGTTTTCTGTTCTGATTCATTCTTTCTTTACGCATATTTACAACACCAATGCTTCTTTGCTGGGTATATGTTCTTGCTACTTTTTTCAGTTCCTCCCGGTTGGCCGCTTTTTTAAATTCGACATCGGTGTCCAGAGGATTATATTTAGGATCTTCAATTGTTTGTGAATACGAGTAATTTAATGGAATTTTAACACCACTTTTCTCCGGTAGTAGCTTATCAACATTCACAGCTGTATTTATACTGAATGCAGATTGTGTAGACTGCGTTCTTTCTGCTGGTTTAGAATCTATATTTCCAAATCCTACCGAAGTATAGGAAGCACTTGTGTTCACAGTTGCAAAATCACCAAGGTTAAAGTTAAGACTTGCATTTCCTGCGTAACCGCCATCATTTTCAATTTCTGAAAGACGGATTTCATTAACCCACAGAATTCTTTC
This region includes:
- a CDS encoding vWA domain-containing protein, with the protein product MKEHIVKGFRFGNYQPPEMSVFDRLLEIFTDLLTHTSGDFDEAIDWLRMLDEEYELTTPDYTIDDFIEDLKKKGYIREEVDPTGNGKGIRLSAKMEQNIRKQALNQIFGNLQKSGTGNHKTNKSGAGEDTTGEFRNYNFGDPVEKISITESIKNAQINNGIGDFHLTENDLMVEDSVHQSQMSTVLMIDISHSMILYGEDRITPAKKVAMALAELITTRYPKDTLDIIVFGDDAWPVKIQELPYLQVGPYHTNTVAGLQLAMDILRRKRNTNKQIFMITDGKPSCVREPDGTYYMNSYGLDEYVVQKCYNMAAQARRLHIPITTFMIAQDSYLQQFVREFTEANQGKAFYTGLNGLGQMIFEDYEANRKKRIR
- a CDS encoding VanZ family protein produces the protein MLLKPGEENHEYWFMFNGIDKLLHLSIFAALGFCLIAAFPKIKFYYFIQIILIYAFLTEILQEEMGLGRSMEALDVVADTIGCLIGYYTYKFLVKRFF
- the gcvH gene encoding glycine cleavage system protein GcvH, with the protein product MNTPSELKYTKDHEWIKIEGNVATIGITDFAQGELGDIVYVDVDTVDDDLNGGDVFGSVEAVKTVSDLFLPISGKVIEFNSELEDQPELLNSDPYGNGWIIKLEVAEGADHSELLSAEEYQAIIG